A DNA window from Candidatus Dormiibacterota bacterium contains the following coding sequences:
- a CDS encoding cupin domain-containing protein, translating to MSSTPSKKTRAPAASADDGAVAIPDVGKIIERLRAQRGMAVRDLAEQSGLSASFIRAVERGDSDISLGRLARLANVFHYDLGSFLGFTSKLSRPSFVTGTDRKRVNRGKGVTYEALHLPALDLDLVIVELAAGASFRSDLTHEGIDVVYITAGEVVLVVNGIDYPMNAGECCVFSAGFPHRLRNNSKGPASAISVTTGRM from the coding sequence ATGAGCTCGACTCCTAGCAAGAAAACCCGCGCGCCCGCCGCGTCCGCAGACGACGGCGCGGTCGCCATTCCCGACGTCGGCAAGATCATCGAGCGTCTTCGCGCTCAGCGCGGGATGGCCGTTCGCGATCTCGCCGAGCAGAGCGGACTCTCCGCATCGTTCATCCGAGCCGTCGAACGCGGCGACTCCGATATTTCGCTCGGCCGCCTGGCCCGGCTCGCGAACGTCTTCCACTACGATCTGGGCTCGTTTCTGGGCTTCACGTCGAAACTGTCGCGGCCGTCGTTCGTCACCGGCACGGATCGCAAGCGCGTCAACCGCGGAAAAGGCGTAACGTACGAAGCGCTCCATCTCCCCGCGCTCGACCTAGACCTCGTCATCGTGGAACTCGCCGCAGGAGCGTCGTTCAGGAGCGATCTCACCCACGAGGGCATCGACGTCGTCTACATCACCGCAGGCGAGGTGGTTCTCGTGGTCAACGGCATCGACTATCCGATGAATGCCGGCGAGTGCTGCGTCTTCTCCGCCGGCTTTCCGCACAGACTGCGCAACAATTCCAAAGGTCCGGCCTCGGCCATTTCCGTGACGACGGGGAGGATGTAG